CAGCGCGGCCTGCACGTCGCGGAAGGCGCCCACCAGCTGGCGGTACGTGTCGCGGCGGCGGCCCAGCGCCTCGTGGATGCGGTCCACGTCCACCGGGTGGTCCGGCTGCTCCTCACGCAGACGCGACAGCTGCGCGCCGATGCGGAAGTGCAGCGCCGCGTCGTCGCGCACGTTGGAGAACAGGAGCGCGTTGAGCGCCGCGGATGAACCGATGCCGCGCAGCACGCGGGGCAGTTGCATCCGCATGGCCAGCGGCGCGGCCTTGTTGTTGAGCTGCAGCTCCAACAGCGGCGTCACCGCGTCGCCCAGCTGCACCAGCGACTCGCGCGCGGCGGGACGCTCCTCGCGCCAGCCGAGGAACGGCAGGAGGCGCGGCGCCAGCTCCACGTAGCCGCCCTCCCCCACCGCCCCCAGCGCCACGCGCCGCACGGAGATGTCCATGTCCTCCAGGTAGAGCGACAGCTGCCCCGCGAACCGGGGGTCCTTCAGCCGGCCCAAGAGCCGCGCCACCTCGCGCCGCTCGGCCACGGGCGCGTGGTCGCCCTTCGCCAGCAACTCGCGCAGCGACTCCAGCGCCGCGGAGTTGCCCTGCGTGCGCATCAGCGCGCCAATCGCCGCGCAGCGCAGGCCCACGTCGGCGCTGGTGAGCAGCGGCGGCAACAGCCGCTCCGCGCGCTCCGGGGACAGCCGCGCCAGGGCCCACACGGCCTGGTCGCGGGGGCGCCGGGGGCCCTCCTCCACCAGCCGCTCCAGCATGGGCGCCAGCTCCCGGGCCTCGAAGGACAGGGCCAGCGTCACGCCGCGCTCCTGCACGCGCTCGTGGGGATGGGAGAGGAGCGCGGCCAGGTGCTGCCGCAGGGGCGCGGCCTCCGCCTGCTCCAGCATGTCCACCGCGCGCAGCACCCGCTCCGGCGTGGGCGCGCCCAGCGCCTCCACCAGCAGCTTCTGCGCCTCGCCGCCCAGCTCCACCTCTTCCTCTTCGTGCGCGCCCACCTGCTCGCCCAGCGCCGTGAGGTACGCGGGCTTCAGGCGCACGAGCAGCAGCCCCAGCGCGGCGCACAGCCCCACCACCGCCACCGCCATGGTGATGCCGTTGGCGCCCCGGCCCGCGCCGATGAGCAACAGGCCCGCGAGCACCACGCCGCCCTTGCGCAAAAGGCCATCCACCGCGCTGCGCAGCCCCTCGCGCTGCTCGTCCGGCACCGCCGCGTAGAGCAGCTGGATGCCCACCGGCAGGATGGAGTAGCTGACCGCCGTCTCCACCAGCCGCAGCAGGTGCACCGGCCACAGCTGCCCGGTGGCCAGCGTGGCGCCCGCCAGCGGCGCGAGCACCAGCGGCACCAGCGCCAGGTACATCAGCAGGCCCATGCGCTTGAGCAGCCGCTCCGCCACGAGCAGCTGGAACGCCACGCAAAACAGGCCAATCCACAACTGGAGCGAGCCGAACAGCGCCGCCAGCCCGTCCTCGCTCAGCGTGCCCTCCACGCGCAGGCGGAAGAGGTAGTCCACGAAGGACGACAGCACCGCGAACGCGATGCCCAGCGCCGCCAGCACCTGCGCGTAGGGGCTCTCCCCCAGGTAGCTCCACGCCGGGAACCACGCCTGCAGCGACCGCGCGCGCGGGGGCGGCGCCGGCTCCGCCTTGTGCAGGTGGTGGAAGATGGCGCCCGCGGCCAGCAGGCTCACCGCGCCGCTCACCACCACCGCGGGCGTGCCCAGCCGCACCGCCAGCGCCTGCACCAGCAGACCGCCCGCGATGCCGCCGCCCATGCCAAAGCCATTGAGCACGGTGAAGGCCCGGCGCGCCTCGCGCGCGTCGAACGCGGACGCCATGCGGCCCCAGAAGCGGAACGACACGAACGTGCTGAAGCAGTCCGCGAACAGGTACAGCGCCAGCGCCGGCATGCGCTGCCCCGCGGACAGCGCCGCCGCCAGCCCCAGCGCAAGCACCCCGCCCACCCCGGTGAGGATGCCCGGGGACTCCGTGGGCGCGTCCGGCCGGCCGCGCGGCAACAGCGTCAGCGACGCCGTCATCAACGCACCCAGGAGGTAGAGGTACGGCAGCGCCTGGGACTCGAAGCGCGACAACACCAGCGCGTTCGCGGACGTCTTGAGCTGCGTCACTCCCGCGATGAGCGCGAACTGGAACGCACCCGCCGGCAGGACGCGGCGGTTCCAGGATGAGGGTTCAGAAGGGGCCACGGGCGCGGGGATGCGGACAGGATAACGTGGAGCCCGCTATTCACGAATACCACTCTTCAGGTCCCGCGAGCATCCACCCTCCCGTCCAGGCCGGCCGCCCGCCTGCCCGGCATCAGGACCGGGAGTCCTTGCGGCCCCCACGAAAGAGGTCACTCCGTGGAGCCCCACGGAACGCGGGCCGCGTGGCGTACACTCCGGCGCCGTGACGCCCACCCCCGACACCCTGCTCGACGGCACCCACACGGTGCTGACCCCGGAGTACGTGGAGTTCCGCTTCACGCTGGCGGGGGTGTACTCGCGCTTCCTCGCGTGGCTGATGGACGCGCTCATCGTCGGCTTCGTCACGACGGTGGTGCTGCTGGTGTTCCAGGTGGCCATGGCCGTGTTCCCGGGGTTCGCCAGCGCGCTGGGCATCGTCGTCTACTTCCTGGTGGACTGGGGCTACGGCATCACGCTGGAGACCGTGTGGGCCGGCCAGACGGTGGGCAAGCGCGTGATGTCGCTCCGGGTCATCCAGGAGAGCGGCGTGCGCATCGGCTTCTACCACGCGGCCCTGCGCAACCTGGCGCGCGTGGTGGACCGGCTGCCGCTGCTCTACCTCGTGGGCGGATCGGTCGCGCTCGTGTCGCGCTCGCACCAGCGGCTGGGGGACCTCCTGGCCGGCACCATCGTCGTGCGCGAGCGGCGCCTCAAGGTGCCCTCCGCCATCGAGACGCGCGGCGAGGAGGGCCTCTTGGCGGACCCGCTGTTCGTCTCGCGCGTGAAGCGGCTGTCCACGGAGGAGCGGGAGCTGGTGCTGTCCGCCGCCCTGCGCCGCGAGGAGCTGCGGCTGGAAGCCCGGCTCACGCTGTTCTCCGCGCTGGGCGCCCGGCTCCAGGACTCGCTCGCCATGCAGAAGCCCGCCCACCTCTCGGATGAGAAGTGGACGCTGCTCGTCGCCGCCGCCCTGCTGCCCGCCCCGGCCACGCGCCCGGGGCGGCCCACGTCCGGACCTAGAAGTACGTCGCCAGGCCCACGGAGCCCGTCAGCGACGTCTGCGTATCCTCGTTGAGCGCGATGTAGAAGTTGTACTGCGCGCGCACGCCCAGGCTCACCGAATCACTGAGGAAGAAGTCCACGCCCGCGTTGGGCCCGATGCCCACGAAGTTGCTGATGCTCTCCTTGAAGACGATGAGGTAGCTCACGTCCGTGCCGATGTAGGGGCGGATGGTCTCCTCCAGCAGCAGGTACCGGATGCCCAGCGACGGGGCCAGGCCCACCACGCGCTTCTCCGGCGTGGAGAAGGTGTCCGTCGGGAACATCAGCTTCGACAGCGAGACGACCTCGAAGCCGTTCTCGATGTAGAGGCTGCCCTCCAGGCCGATGAACGGCGTCCCCGCGAGGCCCGCGGTGCGCTTGAAGTCCATGTAGCCCAGCGACAGGCCCAGACTCCGGTTGGAGAACTGCGCGTGAGCAGGAGCCGCGCCCAGCAGGGCAGCGAGCAAGCCGAAAGCACAAAGGTAGGTACGCATGGCGGGGCACTCTACAGCCGGCCTAACCCCTGGAAAACAGCGCTGATTCGGCGGCAGCAC
The sequence above is drawn from the Corallococcus sp. NCRR genome and encodes:
- a CDS encoding cyclic nucleotide-binding domain-containing protein; translation: MAPSEPSSWNRRVLPAGAFQFALIAGVTQLKTSANALVLSRFESQALPYLYLLGALMTASLTLLPRGRPDAPTESPGILTGVGGVLALGLAAALSAGQRMPALALYLFADCFSTFVSFRFWGRMASAFDAREARRAFTVLNGFGMGGGIAGGLLVQALAVRLGTPAVVVSGAVSLLAAGAIFHHLHKAEPAPPPRARSLQAWFPAWSYLGESPYAQVLAALGIAFAVLSSFVDYLFRLRVEGTLSEDGLAALFGSLQLWIGLFCVAFQLLVAERLLKRMGLLMYLALVPLVLAPLAGATLATGQLWPVHLLRLVETAVSYSILPVGIQLLYAAVPDEQREGLRSAVDGLLRKGGVVLAGLLLIGAGRGANGITMAVAVVGLCAALGLLLVRLKPAYLTALGEQVGAHEEEEVELGGEAQKLLVEALGAPTPERVLRAVDMLEQAEAAPLRQHLAALLSHPHERVQERGVTLALSFEARELAPMLERLVEEGPRRPRDQAVWALARLSPERAERLLPPLLTSADVGLRCAAIGALMRTQGNSAALESLRELLAKGDHAPVAERREVARLLGRLKDPRFAGQLSLYLEDMDISVRRVALGAVGEGGYVELAPRLLPFLGWREERPAARESLVQLGDAVTPLLELQLNNKAAPLAMRMQLPRVLRGIGSSAALNALLFSNVRDDAALHFRIGAQLSRLREEQPDHPVDVDRIHEALGRRRDTYRQLVGAFRDVQAALGPQSLLTRAVGDRLDQALELSFFLLGLLHPPQAMRRIHQHLVGNDSRRRAYALELLENLVAQEERELVMEQVEAHHRELPPGAPGRLWRRLAGLVQSEDLVLRACARHVARVNGLDVLPQEGDMSDTIVQRMFALEGVSVFSQSDVDDIAAIAEVAREASFKAGQRLYSQGDPGDALYVIVEGAVDAFRNGEHVLRFQAKEAIGEVSLLDGAPRPTDMVAAVDSRVLVIDRRDFLDLLADRPELLTGFFRSVSQQLQSVIDLPARREEGQRLELGAPQQPHAPLEGIGGLPPEGNAPSDV
- a CDS encoding outer membrane beta-barrel protein → MRTYLCAFGLLAALLGAAPAHAQFSNRSLGLSLGYMDFKRTAGLAGTPFIGLEGSLYIENGFEVVSLSKLMFPTDTFSTPEKRVVGLAPSLGIRYLLLEETIRPYIGTDVSYLIVFKESISNFVGIGPNAGVDFFLSDSVSLGVRAQYNFYIALNEDTQTSLTGSVGLATYF
- a CDS encoding RDD family protein, with protein sequence MTPTPDTLLDGTHTVLTPEYVEFRFTLAGVYSRFLAWLMDALIVGFVTTVVLLVFQVAMAVFPGFASALGIVVYFLVDWGYGITLETVWAGQTVGKRVMSLRVIQESGVRIGFYHAALRNLARVVDRLPLLYLVGGSVALVSRSHQRLGDLLAGTIVVRERRLKVPSAIETRGEEGLLADPLFVSRVKRLSTEERELVLSAALRREELRLEARLTLFSALGARLQDSLAMQKPAHLSDEKWTLLVAAALLPAPATRPGRPTSGPRSTSPGPRSPSATSAYPR